GGGTGTGCTCGCTGTCTGCCACATGGTGTTTATGCGCTATGTCCTGGGCGAAAGTACGGTCTGGCAGACCGAGTTCACGACCTACGCCATCGCCGGTGCCATGCTACTGGGTGCGCCGTATGTCCTGCTCACTGGCGGCCACGTCGCCGTCACTGTCCTGCCGGATGCGTTGAGCGAGACGCCGCGCAAGATCATGAGCCTTATTGCCTCCCTGTTCGGTCTGGCCTTCTGCTTGGCGCTAACGTACGGCGCCTGGATCTATGTGCACGAGGCCTACACGATGGACTGGAGTACGGGCACGGTCTGGAATCCTCCCCTCTGGCCGGCCGTCGTCCCCATGGCAGTCGGTTCCACGCTCCTGTCGCTGCAGTATGTCGCGGAAATGATTCGGGGAGGGCGCTGATATGGATCCTGTAACCAGCGGTATCCTGGTCCTGATTGCCCTCGTCTTCCTGATGGCGATCGGTGTACCTATCGCCTTTGCCCTGGGCGGCATCTCTGTTGTGGCTCTTGTGCTCAACCAGGGCATGGCCGAACTGACCTATTTCGGTGAAACTTTCTTCGGCAGCATCGCCTCCTTCGGTTTTGTGGCGATCCCGATGTTTATCCTGATGGGGGCCGCGGTGGCCTCATCGCCCACGGGGCGCGATCTCTATCGTTCCCTGGATCTATGGATGGGCCGTCTGCCCGGCGGGCTGGCGATTTCCAACATTGCCGCGTGCTCGGTATTCGCTGCGCTGTCCGGTTCGTCTCCGGCAACCTGTGCGGCCATCGGTAAGCTGGGCATCCCGGAGATGCGCAAGCGCGGTTACCCTGACGGTGTCGCGGCCGGTTGTATTGCCGCTGGTGGCACACTGGGCATCCTGATTCCGCCTTCGGTCACCATGATCGTCTATGGCATCTCCACCGAAACCTCGATCGGGCGCCTGTTCATCGCCGGCGCGTTACCGGGTGTCATGCTCGCCGGGTTGTTCATGCTGTGGACGCTGATCGCCTGCAAACTGGCCGGCGGTTACGATACGCCCAGCCCCTTGATGAAAGTGGCGACCCAGGTCAAGGAAAACGTCGAAGGCAACCTGCGCGCCCTCATGCGGGTGGTGCCCTTCCTGGTGGTCGTCATAGCGATCCTCTTCGCCCTCTACGGCGGTGTGGCAACACCCTCGGAGGCTG
The window above is part of the Marinobacter nanhaiticus D15-8W genome. Proteins encoded here:
- a CDS encoding TRAP transporter small permease subunit yields the protein MSNSLSRPAPALSGVTGAYVRMMDALSVVTGVVAGVLLCLGVLAVCHMVFMRYVLGESTVWQTEFTTYAIAGAMLLGAPYVLLTGGHVAVTVLPDALSETPRKIMSLIASLFGLAFCLALTYGAWIYVHEAYTMDWSTGTVWNPPLWPAVVPMAVGSTLLSLQYVAEMIRGGR
- a CDS encoding TRAP transporter large permease, with the protein product MDPVTSGILVLIALVFLMAIGVPIAFALGGISVVALVLNQGMAELTYFGETFFGSIASFGFVAIPMFILMGAAVASSPTGRDLYRSLDLWMGRLPGGLAISNIAACSVFAALSGSSPATCAAIGKLGIPEMRKRGYPDGVAAGCIAAGGTLGILIPPSVTMIVYGISTETSIGRLFIAGALPGVMLAGLFMLWTLIACKLAGGYDTPSPLMKVATQVKENVEGNLRALMRVVPFLVVVIAILFALYGGVATPSEAAGVGAFFCLALAIIVYRMWQFKPLKTIMRDALRESVMIMLIIAAAEIFAFALSSMYITQTLAESIAALEVNRWVLMGAINVFLLVAGFFLPPVAVIVMTAPILLPIVVAANFDPYWFAVILTINLEIGLITPPVGLNLFIIKGITPDIALRDILMGSLPYALCMVLGIVILCFFPQIALWLPDVLMN